A genomic stretch from Chitinophagaceae bacterium includes:
- a CDS encoding DUF3817 domain-containing protein, which yields MNLKPLQFLRKIGIAEGVSFLVLLLIAMPLKYIFDFPLAVKYVGWAHGLLFVSYVALAWFVKETYNWPFKKFLLAFVAAWLPLGTFVYDKQLKKEEAFLLNR from the coding sequence ATGAATTTAAAACCACTGCAATTTTTACGTAAGATCGGTATAGCCGAAGGTGTTTCTTTTCTTGTACTTCTTTTAATTGCAATGCCCCTGAAGTATATATTTGATTTTCCCCTAGCCGTAAAGTATGTTGGCTGGGCACATGGTTTATTATTTGTTTCTTACGTAGCATTAGCCTGGTTCGTTAAAGAAACTTATAACTGGCCATTTAAAAAATTTCTGCTGGCTTTTGTTGCTGCATGGCTGCCATTGGGAACTTTTGTGTATGACAAACAATTGAAAAAAGAAGAAGCCTTTTTGCTGAACAGGTAA
- a CDS encoding MerC domain-containing protein: MNFRINWEALGIGASLACAIHCAVMPLFITSLPLFGVNIIHNIFLEIFLLGSAFVIGFSTLWHGYKKHHHHWGTLVPFTFGMLLFTINQFVIFPYSSFVFVIPAVIAVISAHILNHRFCREANHCHVSDCNH, from the coding sequence ATGAATTTTCGCATTAACTGGGAAGCCTTGGGTATTGGAGCGTCATTAGCCTGTGCCATTCACTGTGCAGTGATGCCGCTCTTTATTACAAGCCTGCCACTATTTGGAGTAAATATTATTCATAATATTTTTCTTGAAATCTTTTTACTGGGCTCTGCTTTTGTAATAGGTTTTTCAACACTCTGGCATGGCTACAAAAAACACCACCACCACTGGGGTACGCTGGTGCCTTTCACTTTTGGGATGCTTTTGTTTACCATTAACCAGTTTGTGATCTTTCCTTATTCTTCTTTTGTATTTGTGATTCCTGCAGTAATTGCTGTAATCAGCGCTCACATCCTTAATCACCGTTTTTGTAGGGAAGCAAATCACTGCCATGTCAGCGATTGCAATCATTAA
- a CDS encoding DUF4920 domain-containing protein → MKKLTVLFAAALLTVTAYAQNDPKPAAKGVTYGEGTTNTEAKAVTDMEKQVQEKGLFTGKITAKVTEVCLEKGCWMKVDKGNGETIMVRFKDYGFFMPKNIVGQTVVLEGEAKEKEVSVKQQQHLAEDAGKTKAEIEKIKEVKKETQFIAKGVLVL, encoded by the coding sequence ATGAAAAAACTGACAGTTTTGTTTGCTGCTGCCCTTTTAACCGTTACAGCATATGCCCAAAATGATCCCAAACCCGCCGCCAAAGGTGTTACTTATGGCGAAGGAACAACCAATACGGAAGCTAAGGCTGTAACTGATATGGAAAAGCAGGTGCAGGAAAAAGGCTTATTTACCGGAAAAATCACCGCCAAGGTTACAGAAGTTTGCCTGGAAAAAGGCTGCTGGATGAAAGTTGATAAGGGCAATGGCGAAACCATTATGGTTCGATTTAAAGATTACGGATTCTTTATGCCAAAGAATATTGTTGGACAGACTGTAGTACTGGAAGGTGAAGCAAAAGAAAAAGAAGTAAGTGTAAAACAGCAGCAGCATCTTGCAGAAGATGCAGGAAAAACAAAAGCTGAAATTGAAAAGATCAAAGAGGTAAAAAAAGAAACACAGTTTATTGCAAAAGGAGTTTTAGTCCTGTAA
- a CDS encoding YceI family protein → MKRILFSMLAIGSVAILAAFLPKQENKVAAVSSAQAGTKWTVDKSHSNVKFSVTHMVVAETEGSFKAFDGTVEHTKADWSDAKINFSVDVNSINTDNENRDKHLKSDDFFNAEKFPAITFAGTSFTPKGGNKYELAGNLTIRDVTKPVKFDVTFGGIAASTRGDKAGFKAKTTINRFDYNLKWDRATEAGGLVVGKDVEVTVLLELNKAKQ, encoded by the coding sequence ATGAAGCGTATTTTATTTTCAATGCTGGCAATCGGTTCCGTAGCCATACTTGCAGCATTTTTGCCTAAACAGGAAAACAAAGTTGCAGCAGTTTCTTCTGCACAGGCGGGTACTAAATGGACAGTTGATAAATCACACAGCAATGTGAAATTTTCGGTAACCCACATGGTTGTTGCAGAAACAGAAGGCTCATTTAAAGCTTTCGATGGTACTGTTGAGCATACTAAAGCCGACTGGAGCGATGCAAAGATTAATTTTTCTGTTGACGTAAATTCAATCAACACAGACAATGAGAATCGTGACAAGCATTTAAAGAGCGATGATTTCTTTAATGCTGAAAAATTCCCGGCAATCACTTTTGCAGGCACCAGCTTTACTCCCAAAGGAGGAAACAAGTATGAACTTGCAGGAAACCTTACTATTCGTGATGTGACCAAACCCGTAAAATTTGATGTAACCTTTGGCGGTATTGCAGCAAGCACACGTGGCGACAAAGCAGGATTCAAAGCAAAGACGACCATTAATCGTTTTGATTACAATCTCAAATGGGACCGTGCAACTGAAGCAGGTGGACTGGTTGTAGGAAAAGATGTTGAAGTAACTGTATTACTTGAGCTGAATAAGGCAAAACAATAA
- a CDS encoding prolyl oligopeptidase family serine peptidase — MQKIFLSFSVFILLWGCKEKAAPARDVKQYSIEQFYKTEGVSGGAFNKDETKILINSNRTNIFNVYELTLADSTTKPLTSSTQESFFTVDYVPGTDHFIYTADKGGNENDHLYLQAGNGTAKDLTPGATEKASFFGWTKDKTQCYYISNKRNPKFFDVYKMDTAKWQPTMLYKNDSGLDVNSISFNERYLVLTKSVTTDKNEMYLFDAQTKETKQLSTDSLGDATYYPAGFETDDTFLYYITNEGENFTYVVKYNLLKGTKEKFFETSWDVSYMFISENGKYHVIGINEDGRNKVLLFDHASGKEADLPKSENGYISGVTISLSEKNLLLNVSSDRSPMNFYWYNFDSKELKQLTSTLTKEVDQNDLVDAEVVRFKSFDGQEIPAIYYKPHSASSTKKVPALVWVHGGPGGQSRAGYSNSIQYLVNHGYAVLAVNNRGSSGYGKVFYKMDNQNHGDKDLKDCVWGKRWLAQQEYIDSTKIGIYGGSYGGFMSLAGIIQYPNEFAVGVDLFGVANWMRTLKSIPPYWESFRKALYIEMGDPFTADSVRLKNISPLFNTDKIKTPLLVLQGTNDPRVLQIESDEIVAGAKKNGTAVEYVLFPDEGHGFVKKENQMKASSETLKFLNKYLKKEEPAPKLN; from the coding sequence ATGCAAAAAATCTTCTTATCGTTCTCGGTATTTATATTATTATGGGGTTGCAAAGAAAAGGCTGCCCCTGCCCGTGATGTAAAACAATACAGCATTGAGCAGTTTTATAAAACAGAAGGAGTTTCGGGTGGTGCCTTCAATAAAGATGAAACCAAAATCCTCATCAACAGCAACCGTACCAATATTTTTAATGTATATGAATTAACCCTGGCCGACTCCACAACAAAACCCCTGACAAGCTCAACACAGGAATCTTTTTTTACTGTTGATTATGTACCTGGTACTGATCATTTTATTTACACTGCTGATAAGGGAGGCAATGAAAATGATCATCTTTATCTGCAGGCTGGTAATGGCACAGCAAAAGATCTTACTCCGGGAGCAACTGAAAAAGCATCTTTTTTTGGATGGACCAAAGACAAAACACAATGCTATTACATCAGCAATAAACGCAACCCCAAGTTTTTTGATGTATATAAAATGGATACTGCCAAATGGCAGCCTACTATGCTTTACAAAAATGACAGCGGGCTTGATGTAAACAGCATCTCCTTTAATGAACGGTATCTTGTCCTCACCAAATCTGTTACAACAGATAAAAATGAAATGTACCTGTTTGATGCACAAACAAAAGAAACAAAACAACTTTCAACAGACAGTCTGGGCGATGCCACCTATTATCCCGCAGGGTTTGAAACTGATGATACTTTTTTATATTACATAACCAACGAGGGTGAAAATTTTACCTATGTTGTAAAATACAATCTTCTGAAAGGCACCAAGGAAAAATTCTTTGAAACAAGCTGGGACGTGAGTTATATGTTCATCAGCGAAAATGGAAAATATCATGTAATTGGCATCAATGAAGATGGAAGAAATAAAGTACTGCTCTTTGATCATGCAAGTGGCAAAGAAGCAGACCTGCCAAAGTCCGAAAATGGTTATATCTCCGGGGTGACGATATCGCTGAGTGAAAAAAATCTGCTGCTGAATGTAAGCAGCGACAGAAGTCCGATGAATTTTTACTGGTACAATTTCGACTCAAAAGAATTGAAGCAACTAACCAGCACACTTACAAAAGAGGTTGATCAAAATGATCTTGTGGATGCAGAAGTGGTTCGTTTCAAATCATTCGACGGCCAGGAAATTCCAGCCATCTATTACAAGCCACACAGTGCTTCATCAACCAAAAAAGTTCCGGCATTGGTTTGGGTGCATGGCGGTCCCGGTGGACAAAGCCGTGCCGGTTATTCCAACAGTATTCAATACTTAGTGAATCATGGTTATGCTGTATTAGCTGTAAACAACAGGGGTAGCAGCGGCTATGGAAAAGTCTTTTATAAAATGGACAATCAGAATCATGGCGATAAAGATCTGAAGGATTGTGTGTGGGGTAAACGCTGGCTGGCGCAGCAGGAATATATTGACAGTACAAAAATTGGAATATATGGGGGCAGCTATGGGGGCTTTATGAGTTTGGCAGGCATTATTCAATACCCCAATGAATTTGCTGTTGGTGTAGACCTGTTTGGTGTTGCCAACTGGATGCGTACATTAAAAAGTATTCCTCCTTACTGGGAAAGTTTCCGAAAAGCATTGTATATAGAAATGGGCGATCCTTTTACAGCTGATTCTGTTCGTTTAAAAAACATTTCTCCTTTGTTCAATACGGATAAAATTAAAACACCATTGCTTGTACTGCAGGGTACAAATGATCCAAGGGTATTACAGATTGAAAGCGATGAAATTGTTGCAGGTGCAAAAAAGAATGGTACCGCTGTTGAATACGTTTTGTTTCCTGATGAAGGGCATGGTTTTGTGAAAAAAGAAAACCAGATGAAAGCATCGAGTGAAACACTTAAGTTCCTCAACAAATATTTAAAAAAGGAAGAACCAGCACCAAAGCTAAATTAA
- a CDS encoding transcriptional repressor, translating to MSEDVRDLLKKNHMSVTDSRLQILELFYHAPGALAHADIEKKASDKIDRVTIYRTLQTFEEKGIIHTIPSADNSVKYALCKHECAEGHHHDNHVHFVCDECCKTICLDDVLVPDVKLPKGFEPHQSNMVVNGLCNECK from the coding sequence ATGAGTGAAGATGTCCGTGATTTACTGAAGAAAAATCATATGAGTGTAACCGACAGCCGGTTACAGATCCTCGAATTATTTTATCATGCTCCGGGAGCGTTGGCGCATGCTGATATTGAAAAAAAAGCCAGTGATAAAATTGACCGTGTAACTATTTACCGAACACTGCAGACTTTTGAAGAGAAGGGAATTATTCATACCATTCCTTCCGCTGATAATTCAGTGAAGTATGCTTTATGCAAACATGAATGTGCAGAAGGTCATCATCATGATAACCATGTACATTTTGTTTGCGATGAATGCTGTAAAACAATTTGTCTCGATGATGTGCTGGTACCCGATGTAAAATTACCGAAGGGGTTTGAGCCACATCAAAGCAATATGGTGGTGAATGGATTGTGTAATGAATGTAAGTGA
- a CDS encoding SCO family protein, with protein MSKKLWFYIGFFTLLLVVFYVVLFSGTDLWKKKLPVMSEVKEFAFVNQLGDTITNREVTGKVQVVEFFFTTCKGICPKMNTNMLTIASDFANEDDFMILSHTVDPDVDSVGRLKVYADSLKVDGTRWMFLTGSKEKLYEAARKSYLLDDQNNTNAPIEEQFVHTQLFALVDRAGRVRGIYDGLNKKELAKLDTDIRLILSESYSGPRFVNGIFQNSPN; from the coding sequence ATGTCGAAAAAATTGTGGTTTTATATTGGATTTTTTACCCTCCTGCTTGTTGTGTTTTATGTGGTGTTGTTTTCAGGGACTGATCTTTGGAAAAAGAAACTGCCGGTAATGAGTGAAGTGAAAGAGTTTGCTTTTGTCAACCAGCTGGGAGATACAATTACTAACCGGGAAGTAACTGGAAAAGTTCAGGTTGTAGAGTTTTTCTTTACAACCTGTAAAGGCATTTGCCCGAAGATGAATACAAATATGCTCACTATTGCATCCGATTTTGCCAACGAGGATGATTTTATGATCCTGAGTCATACAGTTGATCCGGATGTAGATTCTGTAGGCAGACTGAAAGTGTACGCTGATTCATTAAAGGTTGATGGAACAAGATGGATGTTCTTAACAGGCAGTAAAGAAAAGTTGTATGAAGCAGCAAGGAAAAGTTATTTGCTCGATGATCAGAACAACACGAATGCTCCTATTGAAGAACAGTTTGTGCATACACAATTATTTGCATTGGTAGACAGAGCAGGAAGGGTGCGAGGTATTTATGATGGATTGAATAAAAAGGAATTGGCAAAACTGGATACAGATATCCGCCTTATTTTAAGTGAGAGTTATAGTGGCCCACGTTTTGTAAATGGAATTTTTCAAAATAGTCCTAATTAA
- the recA gene encoding recombinase RecA, with translation MSKDTSKESSEKLKALKLTIDKIDKDYGKGSVMMMNEKGITEIEVVSTGSIGLDTALGIGGIPRGRVIEIYGPESSGKTTIATHIIAEAQKKGGICAIIDAEHAFDSGYAQKLGVDVDNLLISQPDYGEQALEIADRLILSGALDVVVIDSVAALVPKSELEGEMGDSKMGLQARLMSQALRKLTATIHKTNTICIFINQLREKIGVMFGNPETTTGGNALKFYSSVRLDIRRMSQIKDGDEAIGNRVKVKVVKNKVAPPFKAAEFDIIFGEGISKNGEIIDMGVELAIIQKSGSWYSYNSDKLGQGRDAVKQILIDNPEMANEIEGKIREKIKEIQNGAAAS, from the coding sequence ATGAGCAAGGACACCAGCAAAGAGAGCAGTGAAAAACTCAAAGCGCTGAAACTCACCATCGACAAAATTGACAAGGATTATGGCAAAGGAAGTGTGATGATGATGAATGAAAAAGGCATTACCGAAATTGAGGTTGTATCAACCGGTTCCATTGGACTTGATACTGCCCTGGGAATTGGCGGTATACCAAGAGGAAGGGTCATTGAAATTTACGGACCTGAAAGCAGTGGTAAAACAACCATTGCCACACATATCATTGCAGAGGCGCAAAAGAAAGGCGGTATCTGTGCAATCATTGATGCTGAGCATGCTTTTGACAGTGGCTACGCACAGAAACTTGGTGTTGATGTTGATAATCTATTGATCTCACAACCGGATTACGGAGAACAGGCTTTGGAAATTGCTGATCGTTTGATTTTGTCAGGAGCATTGGATGTGGTGGTAATTGATTCTGTTGCGGCACTTGTTCCAAAAAGTGAACTGGAAGGTGAAATGGGCGACAGTAAAATGGGTTTGCAGGCAAGATTGATGAGTCAGGCCCTGAGAAAACTAACCGCTACTATTCATAAAACAAATACCATCTGCATTTTCATTAACCAGCTGCGTGAAAAAATCGGGGTGATGTTTGGTAATCCTGAAACAACAACCGGTGGTAATGCGCTGAAGTTCTATTCATCCGTTCGTTTGGATATTCGCAGAATGAGCCAGATCAAAGACGGTGACGAAGCAATTGGTAACCGTGTAAAAGTAAAAGTGGTAAAAAACAAAGTAGCACCACCATTTAAAGCGGCTGAATTTGATATCATATTTGGTGAAGGCATCAGCAAAAATGGTGAAATCATTGATATGGGTGTTGAACTGGCAATCATTCAAAAAAGCGGAAGCTGGTACAGTTATAACAGTGATAAGCTGGGACAGGGAAGAGATGCAGTAAAACAAATACTCATTGATAATCCTGAAATGGCCAATGAAATTGAAGGAAAGATCCGTGAAAAAATAAAAGAAATTCAAAACGGAGCAGCTGCTTCGTAA